Proteins co-encoded in one Mastacembelus armatus chromosome 24, fMasArm1.2, whole genome shotgun sequence genomic window:
- the traf3ip2a gene encoding adapter protein CIKS: MDSFQESCPHLSVPVEMDERMTVSNLDLAWPPSCKQCSGQTGTSTRPQDHGCVSPQEAKHDVRQRRLPESFIPPPLSKLMNPPHAAGVWHHGLRQQTPLYDSGLMVNQNQGFPGPSNWPQGLSVLEVEGLEPPLPLMSDINCTPHVPPRYPAPGMHAQCPKPKQEGGIRQGVCCPPARKLLRQNYNYPVQPHQQSWNPSPNRVQHVPNGPHGSVPQCVPSPMLHELHVNHSLQGGSGPATREIRKTISLPEECRNLFITYSLDTAKEILHFTKFLADQGFKPAIDVFDNPLRRMCIVKWMDKFLNDKSVLIIVVISPKYKEDVEGDGDDEHGLHTKYIHNQIQNEFIQQGCLNFRLVPVLFPNATKRHVPNWLQNTRIYRWPQDTQDLLLRLLREERYIIPQRGADLTLTVRPLTTNLRDLCGQ, from the exons atGGACTCTTTCCAAG AATCTTGCCCTCATCTGAGTGTTCCTGTTGAGATGGATGAGCGCATGACAGTCTCCAATCTGGACTTGGCCTGGCCTCCCTCTTGCAAACAGTGTAGTGGCCAAACGGGCACTAGCACACGGCCACAGGACCATGGCTGTGTGTCACCTCAGGAGGCAAAACATGATGTCAGACAGAGGAGGCTGCCTGAGAGCTTCATTCCACCACCACTTTCAAAACTGATGAACCCCCCCCACGCTGCAGGTGTTTGGCATCATGGTCTCAGACAGCAGACACCACTTTATGATTCAGGCCTCATGGTTAATCAAAATCAAGGCTTTCCAGGACCTTCAAACTGGCCTCAGGGTTTATCTGTATTGGAGGTAGAAGGCTTGGAACCTCCTCTCCCACTCATGTCTGACATTAACTGTACCCCTCATGTCCCGCCACGATACCCTGCACCTGGCATGCATGCTCAAT GTCCCAAACCTAAGCAGGAGGGTGGTATCAGGCAGGGTGTCTGCTGCCCTCCAGCAAGGAAACTGCTTCGTCAAAATTATAATTACCCAGTACAGCCACACCAGCAGTCCTG GAATCCCTCCCCAAACAGAGTGCAACATGTTCCAAATGGCCCCCATGGATCTGTGCCTCAGTGTGTGCCATCTCCTATGTTGCATGAGCTCCATGTGAATCACTCCTTGCAGGGTGGTTCAGGACCTGCTACAAGGGAGATCAGAAAGACCATCAGCTTACCTGAGGAGTGCA GAAATCTTTTCATCACATACTCACTGGATACAGCCAAAGAAATCCTGCACTTCACCAAATTTCTGGCTGATCAGGGATTCAAACCAGCA ATTGATGTGTTTGATAATCCACTCCGAAGAATGTGCATCGTCAAATGGATGGACAAATTTTTGAATGAC AAATCAGTGCTCATCATTGTGGTCATCAGCCCCAAGTACAAGGAGGAcgtggagggagatggagacGACGAGCATGGCCTGCACACAAAGTACATTCACAATCAG ATCCAAAATGAGTTCATCCAACAAGGCTGCCTGAACTTCAGACTGGTACCTGTGCTGTTTCCTAATGCAACTAAG AGACATGTCCCTAACTGGCTCCAGAACACCAGGATCTACCGCTGGCCCCAGGACACCCAGGACCTGCTGCTGCGCCTGCTCAGGGAGGAACGTTACATCATTCCTCAGAGGGGGGCTGACCTGACCCTCACTGTTCGACCCCTCACCACAAACTTGAGAGACTTATGTGGACAGTAA